CCGCATGAGGACATTAGCGAGCAGGAGCTTCTAGAGGCCGCAAACCACCCAAAAGTGATTGGGATTGGTGAAACGGGGCTTGATTATTACTATGAACACAGCCCGCGTGAAGCGCAAAAAACCTTGTTCCGCCGCCATATTACCGTGGCGCGTAAACTGGATTTACCCGTGATTGTGCATTCACGGGACGCCGATGAAGATACCGTCGAAATCCTGAAAGATGAAACTTCAAAAGGTTCTTTTAGATTTCTAATTCACTGCTTTAGCTCTTCGCAATATCTTGCTGAAGAATCAGTGAAATTAGGTGGTTATATCTCATTATCGGGCATCATTACATTCAAGAAGTCACAAACGCTTAGGGACGCGACCTCATGCGTGCCGCTGGATCGTTTGCTGGTCGAGACAGATTCGCCATATCTGGCGCCGGAGCCATATAGGGGCAAACCATGTGAGCCGGCATATACGAAATTCACGGCGCAAAAGCTGGCCGACATGCGTGGTATGAGCTACGAAGATGTGGCCACCAAAACCACCGAAAATTTCTTTCGTCTATTTAGCAAGGCTAAGGCGCTTAACCATTGAGATCTGGTTATTTCGCCTTGTGCATAAGGCGGGTGAGAATCATATCAACTTATTGATGAGCTTGAACATTAGCTTGTGGATGATTTCATCTTAAACCTTAGGCTAAGCCTTATCTAATGCCATATACCCACTTTATTTTACATAATATATATTATACGATAATAGCCTTATATCGTTTATCATGTGATTGAGGGGTTTAGACGCGCCCCCTAGAGCTATTCAGAAACCCGAAGACAGGCCGCAGTTACCACAATACTTAATGGTAACGACATGGCACTTAATGCGATGAGTAATGTCAGTGGTTGCTCGATCGCGCCGTTCATCGCGCCGACACCGAAGATGATGAGCGGAATCATTAGCGGTAAAATGATGAGTGCAATCAGTCCACCATGTTGGCTTAGACCCACCATCATGGCTGATGCCATGAGCATCAAGGCCAATAGCGGCACCGCGCCGATCGCCAGAATCACCGCCTGCTCGCCCCACTCTGCCTGCGGCACGCCCAGCAATACCCCCGCCACCGGCACGAGCGCGATTAATGGCAACATCTGAATCAAAAAACATGCAATGAACCTGGATAACACCAACCATTCCATTGCCACGGGTAATAATCGCCAGTAATCGAACATGCCTTGCTCGGCATCACGTGCGAGCATTTGGGGTGCGGTTAAAAGCATCGAGAATACCAACCCCAACCATAAGGCTGTGGGGGCGAGTTCCGCCAGCTCACCCTTGGGCGCAGCGAACACAAACAGCGCCATTATCGCGATAAAAAATACATATATATAAGCAGCTTCTGCTAAATTTTTAATGTAATACTTTATGTCGTGCTGGATGGCTTTAAACATAAAGCTAAAGCTCTTTCGTTGTTAAGGGGAGACGGCGCCTCATGACAGTGGTTATAAGGTAAATCCCGCAGGCCGCGCTTAATAGGCACAGAACATCTACAATATAAAACAGGGTGCTTCCTCCCGTCATGCTTTTTTGATGCTCCCGAATCACGATAAATGAAGCCCATACTAATATGCTATTCAAGATAGAAAGGCTAATGGCTGTGATAACGGCCTTGGATAAAAATGCGTGATTTATACGTGCAATAGATCTTAGTATTAACAAGCAGTAAAACCAATACAAAAGAGAAAAATAAAGAAAAAAGCCGATGATTACTCTAGTTAAACTAATGATACTTCTATCCCAAAACGTAAAGTTGGAGGGAAAAAGATCGCCAGATAATGATGGCTTCAAGGCCATACTCCAACTGGTTATGCCGAGCATCCCAACAAAATCTCTAAAAACACCAGCCGCAATAAAAAGCAGAACCAGAGGAACAATCCCTATCTTTTCACATCTTCTGACTGGTGAAGACATATAACGCTTTATAGTTTCAGGCATACTCAATGCACCCACCCTGCGCCACCACCAACGGCGTTTAAATCGAGGGTTTTGTGCTTATCACCCTGCACTTCGGCATGGGTGGTCATCACCACGATTCCTTTTTGCTCGATGCGTGACATGATGAGGGAATGCAGCAATGATGTCGCCTCCTCATCCAGATTCGCGACTGGCTCATCGAGCAGCCATAAACTTGACGGCATGGTGAGTAAGCGCGTGAGCGCGACGCGCTGTTGCCAACCCGCCGAAAGCGTATGGCACGGCGCGCTGGCCACGGCTTCGAGGTCGAAATAATGCAAGGCGGCCTCGACCAGCTCTGGTGTTTTGCGCATCTGCGCCCAGAATTTCACGTTATCGAGCACGCTCATACTCAACCGCAGGCCGCGCTTATGGCCGAGATATAGCACGTTATTGGGGTAATGTTCGGACTGGGCGACGGGCTTGCCGTTCCAATCAATGGACCCTTCGGCCAATGGAAACAGCCCCGCCATAGCCTTAAGCAGCGTCGATTTGCCAGAGCCATTGGCGCCCTGCACCATCAATAAATCGCCACTATTCAAGCTCATATGCAGCCCGCCAACGAGCTGTACACCCTCGCGCAGCAAGGTCGTATTATTAAAGACTAGAGTGTGTTGTTCCATCCACGACTATCGGGAAAAAGGTGAAAATTCGGGTGCTAAATTAGGGTTTTATTGCTAGTGTGTCTACCGCCAGTTACGAAACATGCACCAAAACAAAAACAACCTCGATGGGAGAGCTCAGAATGACTAGCGCAGATACCTTCAAATCAAAAACAACCCTCACGGCAAACGGCAAGTCCTACACTTACTACAGCCTGCCCGCTGCGGCAAAAGCAATCGGCGAAGACATGTCGCGCCTGCCTTTCTCGCTTAAGGTGTTGTTTGAAAACCTCCTGCGCTACGAAGACGGCAAGACCGTTTCGAAAGACGATATTAAAGCCTTCGCTACATGGCTGAAGAATAAGAACGAGCCACGCGATATTGCCTATCGCCCTGCCCGCGTGTTGATGCAGGATTTTACAGGCGTTCCCGCGGTAGTGGATTTAGCTGCGATGCGCGACGCTGTTGCCAAAATGGGCGGCGACCCGAAGAAAATCAACCCACTCTCGCCTGTTGATCTCGTCATCGACCACTCGGTAATGGTGGATACCTATGGTGACGCGAAATCATTCGGCCAGAACGTCGCGCTCGAGATGGAGCGCAATATGGAGCGTTACGAGTTCCTGCGTTGGGGTCAAAAAGCGTTCGACGATTTCCGCGCCGTTCCCCCAGGCACTGGCATTTGCCACCAAGTAAACCTTGAGTACCTCGCTAAGGGCGTGTGGACGAAACAAGAAGGTAACGAAACCGTTGCTTACCCAGACACATGCGTGGGCACCGACTCGCACACCACCATGATTAACGGCCTCGGCGTTTTAGGTTGGGGTGTGGGTGGTATTGAGGCTGAGGCAGCGATGCTTGGCCAACCCGTTTCGATGCTGATTCCAGAAGTGATTGGCTTCAAGCTGACAGGTAAATTGAAAGAAGGCACGACCGCAACTGACCTCGTGCTCACGGTTACGCAAATGCTGCGTGCCAAAGGCGTAGTGGGTAAATTCGTGGAATTCTATGGCCCAGGCCTCGATAACTTGTCGCTGGCTGACCGTGCAACCATTGCCAACATGGCACCGGAATATGGCGCAACCTGCGGTATCTTCCCAATCGATGCCGAGACC
This sequence is a window from Alphaproteobacteria bacterium. Protein-coding genes within it:
- a CDS encoding heme exporter protein CcmB; this translates as MFKAIQHDIKYYIKNLAEAAYIYVFFIAIMALFVFAAPKGELAELAPTALWLGLVFSMLLTAPQMLARDAEQGMFDYWRLLPVAMEWLVLSRFIACFLIQMLPLIALVPVAGVLLGVPQAEWGEQAVILAIGAVPLLALMLMASAMMVGLSQHGGLIALIILPLMIPLIIFGVGAMNGAIEQPLTLLIALSAMSLPLSIVVTAACLRVSE
- a CDS encoding TatD family hydrolase; the encoded protein is MLVDSHCHLNYEQLADTAGVIARAKEAGVGLFQTISTQRSDFAEVKALADTYPEIYCSIGVHPHEAEPHEDISEQELLEAANHPKVIGIGETGLDYYYEHSPREAQKTLFRRHITVARKLDLPVIVHSRDADEDTVEILKDETSKGSFRFLIHCFSSSQYLAEESVKLGGYISLSGIITFKKSQTLRDATSCVPLDRLLVETDSPYLAPEPYRGKPCEPAYTKFTAQKLADMRGMSYEDVATKTTENFFRLFSKAKALNH
- the ccmA gene encoding heme ABC exporter ATP-binding protein CcmA, whose translation is MEQHTLVFNNTTLLREGVQLVGGLHMSLNSGDLLMVQGANGSGKSTLLKAMAGLFPLAEGSIDWNGKPVAQSEHYPNNVLYLGHKRGLRLSMSVLDNVKFWAQMRKTPELVEAALHYFDLEAVASAPCHTLSAGWQQRVALTRLLTMPSSLWLLDEPVANLDEEATSLLHSLIMSRIEQKGIVVMTTHAEVQGDKHKTLDLNAVGGGAGWVH